A portion of the Staphylococcus felis genome contains these proteins:
- a CDS encoding phage tail tape measure protein: MAQKYDIAARLHADATGFIASFKAAEQAVESFNRAVSRTNVTAATSNLGAFQTANNKSEEAVAKNVRQLDRFNRTARGFALTGIAGAAAFGAAMIGSLSAFSSYESALAGVKKTVNATAKEYRDMDLAFRKMATSMPASYEEIARVAEVAGQLGVEKDSVVEFTDTMIRLGESTVLSAEDAAMGIQRVMNVMGTASGDVDRFGATLVALGNNFSTNEDEILEMTQRLSGMANQMGMSEADAMALATAMSSVGIKAEMGGSAMSRTMVKMNTALQQGGAEAQKWADIMGMSVEDASRLMKEDAYSALLKMLEGMEQAQEGGKNLDDILKDLGITELRQVDTLKRLVGATDQVSNAQKIANGAWKENTALIEESNKRFETFASKVQMMWNRVRNIFANMGAAIAGSKSEIAGALDGILQKIEQVTDKFIDSEGDVTRFGQKFAEAAKAIVAASAVVGLAGAAFMAFGPAGAVTVGVVAGLGAIVLAGKKVADYFNAGPLEKGMRQIEHISDDTTHKSASKYLEMKDNVSKYMSQLKMQTGAEAEQTRGKIVSEFEKMAQETVAALDKEQAQMEGMIESFMEGATGPQLDALKKAKTEVQQHYQEAKKQAMDFSKTMADVMNNHIDKTGRITTEGMRMFSQAAKGMDETFGTALANSTEELSKLQAGFDEIIASGSPQQIQDSLSKMARATIDSIKEVNKGYDEYINQIKASGLATEEQNILIDFANQKRAEETKALIENLRGHEKLAREKDSGIDATKGLMAEEERLLEILQEEGPIAKQALESLGLLTDGKSDLEKWSKNATKALDEENEKLRNSSLEYLKLGDTLGKIPEKYKQIAEGSKETAEAVGKDFVTKFKDGFEGVDITGVGRMKLDEFVKGVQDGSLKVNDVAVAQINKMRAALGKDSLTPEGRKALESFVSGIKNGSESVSAVAKQLGLSLKDGATVDLGPKGKVTTESFVKGLQDGSYGIAEFSAMLEQRLQEMAKKDLTAIGQEDMSTLSAGLNAGLLSVNEVGTMLESSLKTNSQVDLTEEGRKSIQTLLNGLKNGSVSVPEFLSEYKQILKTQSKADLTPEGTETMNTFSNGLQTGAGPVKETANQTKLGVETALSSTTDGGGGNKAGMMMNDGLAMLNPFVAETANGISTATETNLANTTDGGGGNKAGSTFNQGLGSFLAYILQTGNSIVTGTSTTLGSATDGGGGVKAGSEMNSGLLGFLGRITGTANIIKGGTQNTLGSTTDGGGGNKSGSQFNRGLSGNVGPIKSTSNNIKSGTQSILGSATDGGGGNRAGSQFVSGLGSNSGAARSAGSNVASSGKGGLGSIGGTFGLGQNFGQGFVNGIASMVGAAVRAASSLASAALGAIRRAQRSASPSKETRKLGGDFGDGYWLGVERKKKEAMKASASLASTSLEAFEKALGKNPFDLGAVADMRQNMHALRPQMNKLVTNNLSIDVPRTRMKLDVNVHADQEWIRADVNEGNAIDERLNYMGR; encoded by the coding sequence ATGGCACAAAAGTATGATATAGCGGCTAGGCTACACGCAGATGCAACGGGTTTTATAGCCTCGTTTAAAGCTGCGGAACAGGCAGTCGAAAGTTTTAATCGTGCCGTATCACGAACTAACGTAACAGCAGCAACGTCTAATTTAGGCGCGTTTCAAACAGCGAATAATAAGTCGGAGGAAGCAGTAGCGAAAAATGTGCGACAACTCGACCGATTTAATAGAACTGCAAGAGGATTCGCTTTAACAGGAATTGCGGGGGCTGCTGCGTTTGGTGCGGCCATGATTGGGTCGCTTAGTGCGTTCTCTTCTTATGAATCGGCTCTTGCGGGGGTTAAGAAAACCGTTAATGCTACGGCTAAAGAGTATCGTGATATGGACTTAGCATTCAGAAAAATGGCGACAAGCATGCCAGCGTCTTACGAAGAAATCGCAAGAGTAGCTGAAGTTGCAGGGCAGTTAGGTGTTGAAAAGGACAGTGTCGTTGAGTTTACAGATACAATGATTCGTTTAGGAGAATCGACTGTGTTATCGGCCGAAGACGCAGCGATGGGTATTCAACGTGTTATGAACGTTATGGGTACAGCCAGCGGAGATGTTGATCGATTCGGCGCTACCTTAGTTGCGTTAGGGAACAACTTCTCAACTAACGAAGATGAGATTCTCGAAATGACTCAACGATTGTCAGGTATGGCGAATCAGATGGGTATGTCGGAAGCTGACGCTATGGCGTTGGCGACTGCGATGTCATCTGTCGGTATTAAAGCCGAAATGGGTGGCTCGGCAATGAGTCGTACCATGGTCAAGATGAATACTGCGTTACAACAAGGCGGTGCAGAAGCACAGAAATGGGCGGACATTATGGGTATGTCTGTCGAAGATGCGTCACGTTTAATGAAAGAAGACGCATATAGCGCATTGCTCAAAATGCTTGAAGGGATGGAGCAAGCGCAGGAAGGCGGTAAGAACTTAGACGACATCCTTAAAGATTTAGGTATTACCGAACTTAGACAAGTCGATACATTAAAGCGTTTAGTTGGTGCAACAGACCAAGTGTCAAACGCCCAAAAAATTGCTAATGGCGCGTGGAAGGAAAATACAGCTTTAATCGAAGAATCGAACAAGAGGTTCGAAACATTCGCTAGTAAAGTACAGATGATGTGGAATCGTGTTAGGAATATATTTGCTAATATGGGCGCCGCTATTGCCGGTTCTAAATCTGAAATAGCAGGTGCACTAGACGGTATTCTACAAAAGATCGAGCAAGTCACTGATAAGTTCATCGATTCAGAGGGGGATGTAACAAGGTTCGGTCAAAAATTCGCAGAAGCCGCTAAAGCCATTGTGGCGGCCTCGGCTGTTGTCGGTTTAGCAGGTGCGGCATTTATGGCTTTCGGTCCAGCCGGAGCAGTTACCGTTGGTGTGGTAGCAGGACTCGGTGCAATAGTTCTTGCCGGTAAGAAGGTAGCCGATTATTTCAACGCTGGACCTTTGGAAAAAGGTATGCGTCAAATTGAACATATTTCAGATGACACTACGCATAAATCTGCATCTAAGTATCTCGAAATGAAAGATAATGTATCGAAATATATGTCGCAACTAAAGATGCAAACTGGAGCAGAAGCAGAACAGACGCGTGGAAAGATTGTTTCCGAGTTCGAAAAGATGGCACAAGAAACGGTAGCAGCACTTGATAAAGAGCAAGCGCAGATGGAAGGCATGATTGAATCATTTATGGAAGGAGCTACCGGTCCGCAGTTAGACGCTTTAAAGAAAGCTAAAACGGAAGTGCAACAACATTATCAAGAAGCAAAGAAACAAGCTATGGACTTCTCGAAAACAATGGCAGATGTCATGAACAATCATATCGATAAAACCGGCCGTATTACGACAGAGGGTATGCGTATGTTCTCACAAGCTGCTAAAGGAATGGATGAGACATTCGGTACAGCACTTGCAAACTCTACTGAAGAGCTATCAAAACTTCAAGCTGGATTTGATGAGATTATAGCGTCAGGGAGTCCGCAACAGATACAAGACTCTCTATCAAAAATGGCTCGAGCAACCATTGATTCGATTAAAGAGGTCAATAAAGGTTATGACGAATATATCAATCAGATAAAAGCAAGTGGGTTAGCGACAGAAGAACAAAACATACTAATAGACTTCGCTAATCAAAAACGAGCCGAAGAAACGAAAGCCCTTATCGAAAACTTGCGAGGTCATGAGAAGCTAGCACGTGAAAAAGATAGTGGTATCGATGCCACAAAAGGATTGATGGCGGAAGAAGAGCGCCTGCTAGAAATCTTGCAAGAAGAAGGTCCAATCGCTAAACAAGCGTTGGAGTCGCTCGGATTGTTAACTGACGGAAAAAGTGATTTAGAAAAATGGAGTAAAAATGCTACAAAAGCATTAGACGAAGAAAATGAAAAACTTCGAAATTCTTCTCTCGAGTATTTAAAGCTAGGAGACACACTCGGTAAAATTCCGGAGAAATATAAGCAGATCGCAGAAGGATCTAAAGAAACAGCCGAAGCAGTCGGAAAAGACTTCGTTACGAAATTCAAAGACGGATTCGAAGGAGTGGATATTACCGGAGTTGGACGTATGAAACTTGACGAGTTTGTCAAAGGTGTTCAAGATGGTTCGTTAAAAGTTAACGATGTTGCTGTTGCACAAATTAATAAAATGCGAGCAGCTCTCGGAAAAGATTCGTTGACACCAGAAGGACGTAAAGCGCTAGAGTCATTCGTAAGTGGAATTAAGAACGGCAGTGAAAGTGTGTCAGCCGTTGCTAAACAACTTGGGCTAAGCCTTAAAGACGGAGCTACAGTAGATTTAGGTCCAAAAGGTAAGGTAACAACAGAATCATTTGTAAAAGGTTTGCAAGATGGATCATACGGAATAGCAGAATTTTCAGCGATGCTTGAACAACGTCTACAAGAAATGGCGAAAAAAGATTTAACGGCAATCGGTCAAGAGGATATGTCTACTTTATCAGCAGGATTAAACGCTGGATTACTGTCGGTAAATGAAGTCGGAACAATGCTTGAGTCTAGTCTTAAAACGAACTCGCAAGTCGATCTAACAGAAGAAGGGCGCAAATCTATACAGACGCTTTTAAATGGTTTGAAAAACGGAAGTGTGTCAGTTCCGGAATTTTTATCCGAATATAAACAAATACTTAAAACGCAATCCAAAGCGGATTTGACCCCAGAAGGTACTGAAACGATGAACACGTTTAGCAACGGATTGCAAACAGGTGCTGGACCGGTAAAAGAAACGGCTAATCAAACGAAGCTAGGAGTCGAAACAGCCTTATCGTCAACAACTGATGGTGGTGGCGGTAACAAGGCCGGTATGATGATGAACGATGGATTAGCAATGCTTAATCCGTTTGTTGCCGAAACAGCTAACGGAATTAGTACAGCAACAGAAACTAATCTCGCTAATACGACTGATGGTGGAGGCGGAAATAAAGCCGGAAGTACATTCAATCAAGGATTAGGATCGTTCTTAGCTTACATCTTACAAACTGGAAACTCTATCGTTACTGGGACGTCAACAACGCTAGGAAGTGCGACAGATGGTGGCGGAGGCGTTAAAGCTGGTTCAGAGATGAATAGTGGATTACTCGGATTCTTAGGTCGTATTACTGGAACGGCAAACATCATCAAAGGCGGAACACAAAACACACTCGGATCAACTACCGATGGCGGAGGCGGAAATAAGTCAGGCTCGCAATTTAATCGTGGATTGTCTGGTAATGTCGGTCCGATAAAAAGTACCTCGAATAATATCAAATCTGGAACGCAATCAATACTCGGTAGCGCTACAGATGGTGGCGGTGGTAATAGAGCCGGAAGTCAATTCGTTTCAGGTCTTGGAAGTAATTCAGGTGCAGCGAGAAGTGCTGGAAGCAACGTCGCTAGCTCTGGTAAAGGCGGATTAGGCAGTATAGGTGGGACATTCGGTTTAGGACAAAACTTCGGGCAAGGCTTCGTTAACGGTATTGCATCGATGGTAGGAGCGGCTGTAAGAGCTGCTAGTAGTTTAGCAAGTGCAGCGTTAGGAGCAATCAGAAGAGCGCAAAGGTCGGCTTCTCCTTCAAAAGAAACGAGAAAACTCGGCGGAGACTTTGGCGACGGATACTGGCTCGGGGTTGAACGTAAGAAAAAAGAAGCTATGAAAGCCTCTGCTTCGCTTGCTTCTACTTCTTTAGAAGCGTTTGAAAAAGCGCTAGGTAAAAACCCTTTCGATTTAGGTGCGGTAGCAGACATGCGACAAAATATGCACGCGCTTAGACCGCAGATGAATAAATTAGTTACGAATAACTTATCGATAGATGTTCCGAGAACACGTATGAAGCTAGACGTTAATGTTCATGCGGATCAAGAATGGATTAGAGCAGACGTCAATGAGGGGAATGCCATTGATGAACGATTGAACTATATGGGGAGATAA
- a CDS encoding tail assembly chaperone, which yields MKITLKNKVYELDLDIGFAIALDEKYSLTQSLGGYTEIEFGVGVASIYPKLIGADLRGLVEFFEAGLKDVKTVSYNRKDIQRSVSDKALEVGGFQKLGQLCVEELSKVGLYDHILNPEVPEPNQEVN from the coding sequence ATGAAAATCACATTAAAAAATAAGGTATACGAATTAGATTTAGACATCGGCTTTGCAATCGCATTAGATGAAAAATATTCATTAACGCAATCTCTTGGCGGTTATACAGAAATTGAATTTGGTGTAGGTGTAGCTTCAATTTATCCGAAATTAATCGGAGCAGATTTACGTGGTTTAGTTGAGTTTTTTGAAGCAGGATTGAAAGATGTCAAAACAGTTTCCTACAATCGTAAAGATATTCAAAGATCAGTGTCAGATAAAGCGCTGGAAGTTGGTGGTTTTCAAAAACTGGGGCAACTTTGTGTAGAGGAGTTGTCAAAAGTGGGTTTGTACGACCATATCCTAAATCCGGAAGTTCCAGAGCCGAATCAGGAAGTAAATTAA
- a CDS encoding phage major tail protein, TP901-1 family has protein sequence MAVSKGSKTVLFFQAKDDATTDGNKLRLAFQTEHTFNSERETIEESTKDGVLKGVGEENANIEFTCYVVRDNKTYQLLKESYRKGEEIQAWEVDITEESKNGKYPATYVQGTLSNFNRTSSNDNYTELSSTFNVNLTPQDGEVTLTPEQFAAVQYAFNDFGQLAGGSVADSDDQDEDLSSGLGLSEA, from the coding sequence ATGGCAGTATCTAAAGGATCTAAAACGGTATTATTTTTCCAAGCGAAAGATGATGCTACAACTGATGGGAATAAATTGCGCTTAGCATTCCAAACGGAACACACCTTTAACAGTGAGCGAGAAACTATCGAAGAATCAACTAAAGACGGTGTATTGAAAGGTGTAGGAGAAGAAAACGCAAATATCGAATTCACTTGCTACGTAGTTCGAGATAATAAAACGTATCAATTGCTTAAAGAATCTTACCGTAAGGGAGAAGAAATTCAGGCGTGGGAAGTTGACATTACCGAAGAAAGCAAAAATGGTAAGTACCCAGCAACGTACGTTCAAGGTACGTTAAGCAACTTTAACCGAACTTCTTCAAACGATAACTACACGGAATTATCATCTACGTTTAACGTAAACTTAACGCCACAAGATGGCGAAGTTACGTTGACGCCAGAACAATTTGCAGCAGTTCAATACGCGTTTAACGATTTCGGTCAATTAGCTGGTGGTTCAGTGGCCGATTCTGATGACCAAGACGAGGATTTGAGTTCTGGGTTAGGTCTTAGTGAGGCGTAA
- a CDS encoding major capsid protein: MASILNYKEFQKPVLKGLLEESLKDETQDFIHTYVGNEVTYDIRFAYDIIQRKQHIAAMIGLGAEKPVVDRHQSAQKMVEMAHFGLKDIITIEELYEIANARNNADEQNRINKLLNRADDLVQYLKLRKKVEKLKAVAFGKNSYDKNGVKIELDYGIPDDHKIALTTGNDWDELDRDVIGDLLEWDRKYRDSNGGKQADAILLTRSVYNKLTKNKNIIAEADRPVGSSRVSETQLNEVLASFGLPSIQIVDETSITVNDIYTGENETIEVFPENRVVFISSGVGNFVTGPNPDDDAMNPVATLEAYDERTPKRSIIEVAESGFVVLEKPSLLLHADVIGE; the protein is encoded by the coding sequence ATGGCAAGTATCTTAAATTATAAAGAGTTCCAAAAGCCTGTCTTAAAAGGGTTGCTGGAAGAGTCGTTAAAAGACGAGACACAAGACTTTATCCATACCTATGTAGGAAACGAAGTAACATACGATATTCGATTCGCGTACGACATTATACAACGTAAGCAACATATCGCAGCGATGATTGGATTAGGCGCAGAAAAACCAGTCGTGGACCGTCATCAATCGGCACAAAAAATGGTTGAAATGGCTCACTTTGGTTTGAAAGACATAATTACAATCGAAGAGCTATACGAAATTGCAAACGCACGTAACAACGCTGACGAGCAAAACCGTATCAATAAACTTTTAAATCGTGCTGACGATTTAGTTCAGTATTTAAAATTGCGTAAGAAAGTCGAAAAGCTAAAAGCTGTTGCTTTCGGTAAAAACTCTTACGACAAAAACGGAGTAAAAATTGAGTTAGACTACGGAATCCCTGATGATCATAAAATTGCGTTAACTACTGGAAATGACTGGGATGAATTAGATCGAGATGTTATCGGAGACTTATTAGAATGGGATCGTAAATACCGTGATTCAAACGGTGGTAAGCAAGCGGATGCTATCCTATTAACTCGTTCGGTATACAACAAGTTGACTAAAAATAAGAATATCATCGCAGAAGCAGACCGTCCTGTAGGGTCATCGCGTGTTTCTGAAACGCAGTTAAATGAAGTGCTGGCTTCATTTGGATTACCGTCAATTCAAATCGTTGATGAAACATCAATCACTGTAAACGATATTTACACGGGAGAAAACGAAACTATCGAAGTATTCCCGGAAAATCGTGTTGTCTTCATTTCTAGCGGTGTAGGAAACTTTGTAACTGGACCGAACCCAGATGATGATGCTATGAATCCGGTAGCAACGTTAGAAGCATACGATGAGCGTACTCCTAAGCGCTCTATTATCGAAGTTGCAGAATCTGGATTCGTTGTGCTAGAAAAACCATCGTTACTATTACATGCCGACGTTATCGGTGAGTAA
- a CDS encoding phage portal protein, with protein MAMNNYDIMTPQVIDKILEDSPSGSTGKREIERIKKIRGNYDYYNGKQELDDDGNYIYSTDKKKPSDLDYDPTKYWTNYFKAFIKRKSRWQMAGDHGIDVEPASDNDKDVKLAQDTERLLHQLWNDNDMNAKKMQIARDRLIAGSIAVKLAFNKRTGRVHWIWHKATEVFPIYSRDGFDELIGCDIIIPREDSDDPEKTEYVRQSFRLEEDYSDCWFSEIVYDEKLEIKTVLTKKTYLGFDFVPIVIFNVDALKTETTHFDDLEDMKILTRILNNMMEDANDSLKFEMFGMTVVKNAEIPESEDLKIAPGALLKINASHNSSHAADVETVENGFRWKEAYKDQYNRVKSALHELSGLPMIVPQELNFGGMNDRALQVLYQDIIQETQEHWLLWNIHFIELFSKTIGYLQARTISNNFAYDKSIVSKIDKDNLNAQMKFILPLPDDRENLVDLVTKEIDAGLESHKNGMKRLGVKNPEDKEQEIYEENMERINMNDPYNERQMLSNNKEEELLGAVEKELDIESDDIENNA; from the coding sequence TTGGCTATGAATAATTACGATATTATGACTCCGCAAGTTATCGATAAGATACTTGAAGATTCTCCAAGCGGTTCGACCGGAAAACGGGAAATTGAACGTATAAAGAAGATAAGAGGTAATTACGATTACTATAACGGTAAACAAGAGTTGGACGACGATGGTAATTATATTTACTCCACCGATAAAAAGAAACCTAGCGACTTAGATTATGATCCAACTAAATACTGGACGAACTACTTTAAAGCGTTCATCAAGCGTAAATCACGTTGGCAGATGGCTGGCGATCATGGAATAGATGTTGAACCTGCATCTGACAACGATAAAGATGTAAAACTAGCACAAGATACTGAACGACTTCTACATCAGTTGTGGAACGATAATGACATGAACGCTAAGAAAATGCAAATTGCTCGTGATAGACTGATTGCAGGAAGCATAGCAGTTAAGCTAGCGTTTAATAAGCGTACTGGGCGAGTTCATTGGATATGGCATAAAGCAACAGAGGTATTCCCAATATACTCACGAGATGGCTTCGACGAATTAATTGGTTGCGATATTATCATTCCGAGAGAAGATTCGGACGATCCAGAAAAGACGGAGTACGTGAGGCAGTCGTTTAGATTGGAAGAGGATTATAGCGATTGTTGGTTTAGTGAAATCGTGTACGATGAAAAGCTAGAAATTAAAACCGTATTGACGAAAAAGACATATCTTGGGTTCGATTTTGTTCCGATTGTTATCTTCAATGTAGATGCGTTAAAAACTGAAACGACTCATTTTGACGATTTAGAAGACATGAAGATATTAACACGAATATTAAACAACATGATGGAGGACGCCAACGATTCACTTAAATTCGAAATGTTTGGAATGACAGTTGTAAAAAACGCCGAGATTCCCGAATCGGAAGATTTAAAAATCGCACCGGGAGCGTTATTAAAGATTAACGCAAGTCACAACTCTTCTCATGCGGCAGACGTCGAAACAGTAGAGAATGGATTTCGTTGGAAAGAAGCGTATAAGGATCAATACAATCGTGTTAAGTCGGCGTTACATGAATTGAGTGGGTTGCCGATGATTGTGCCACAAGAACTAAATTTCGGTGGTATGAATGATAGAGCGTTACAAGTATTATATCAAGACATTATACAAGAAACGCAAGAACATTGGCTGTTGTGGAATATTCATTTCATCGAATTGTTTTCGAAAACAATAGGTTACTTACAAGCTAGAACGATCAGCAATAATTTCGCATACGATAAGTCGATAGTTAGTAAGATCGACAAGGATAATCTAAACGCTCAAATGAAGTTTATCCTTCCGTTACCAGACGACAGAGAAAACTTAGTTGACTTAGTAACTAAAGAGATTGACGCAGGATTGGAATCTCATAAAAATGGTATGAAGCGTTTAGGAGTTAAGAATCCCGAAGATAAAGAGCAAGAGATATACGAAGAAAATATGGAACGTATTAATATGAACGATCCATATAATGAAAGACAGATGCTCTCTAATAACAAGGAAGAAGAATTGTTAGGAGCAGTCGAAAAAGAGCTAGACATCGAGAGTGACGATATAGAAAATAACGCATAA
- the terL gene encoding phage terminase large subunit has protein sequence MSNVQNVALNDQGFLKTREERLKLVEVLTEELTLLMQLVEKGTATTRQVERFFIVDEQLKQLHRINDCEYDVARFSVEYFSDDGNPENDENLIPNGSNYDNMSQFHKELTGMLSKVASGEKKDNIAWACPRRHAKTAYGSNIFPVHQAVYKHRQFMVIVSETADMAGTFITWGNRQFKFNEKLINDFGRLLHESPSKNELDNKQEYVTLNGVKIMARGAGGQMRGMRYGKSRPELMVFDDLEGAENVSTPEQMRKTQSWFNEAALPALAKNGSAIYLGTVLCYDSLLDKTLRKDKRFESRRYRAVESFPDNTELWSKWREIYLADEPDATQKAEAFYEDNKAEMDKGVKLLWAEYYDYYWFVIQMTNMGAKSFNQEYQNEPTDEERQIFKVDQFAYYDESELNGKNLEYYCGIDFAMGKEKGDFSSIITLARNTESDVCYVVDVYNERVHPKDFIKAIVERVKYYQYENIAVETQMAQEFFADTLSDKLIDIGYPAHLRLVSVKQRTRKSLRIEAMSPDVNNGRVRFKKDQTDLIDQYEMYPMSPNDDMIDACEMAYNIATKRLSGEVSVIGNYYYGSGLDETRTLKYAKYGRMLQRAR, from the coding sequence ATGAGTAATGTTCAAAACGTAGCGCTAAACGATCAAGGATTCCTAAAGACTCGGGAAGAGCGGTTGAAACTTGTTGAGGTGCTTACGGAAGAACTAACACTACTTATGCAATTAGTCGAGAAGGGAACGGCTACTACGCGTCAAGTTGAGCGCTTCTTTATCGTTGACGAGCAATTAAAGCAGCTGCACCGAATAAATGATTGTGAATATGATGTCGCAAGGTTTTCGGTAGAATACTTTTCGGACGACGGTAACCCTGAAAATGATGAAAATTTAATCCCTAACGGCAGTAATTACGATAACATGTCACAGTTCCATAAGGAATTGACGGGAATGTTATCGAAAGTAGCAAGCGGAGAGAAAAAGGATAACATCGCTTGGGCATGCCCTCGACGACATGCAAAAACAGCTTATGGTTCGAATATTTTCCCGGTACATCAAGCTGTGTATAAGCATCGACAATTCATGGTTATCGTTTCAGAAACGGCTGACATGGCAGGAACTTTTATTACGTGGGGTAATCGCCAATTTAAATTCAACGAGAAGCTGATAAATGATTTCGGACGATTGTTACATGAAAGTCCCTCGAAAAACGAACTTGATAACAAGCAAGAGTATGTAACGCTTAATGGTGTGAAAATAATGGCACGAGGCGCTGGAGGACAAATGCGTGGTATGAGGTACGGAAAAAGTCGTCCGGAACTTATGGTATTTGACGACTTAGAGGGTGCGGAGAACGTATCAACGCCAGAACAAATGCGTAAGACTCAATCATGGTTTAACGAAGCTGCATTGCCGGCTTTAGCTAAGAATGGGTCTGCCATATACTTAGGAACGGTTCTTTGTTACGATAGTTTGCTTGATAAAACACTCCGCAAAGATAAACGATTTGAAAGTCGGAGATATAGAGCGGTTGAGTCTTTTCCAGATAATACGGAGTTATGGTCAAAATGGCGTGAGATATACTTAGCTGATGAGCCAGACGCAACGCAGAAAGCAGAAGCATTCTACGAAGATAACAAAGCTGAAATGGATAAAGGCGTCAAGTTATTGTGGGCGGAATATTACGACTACTATTGGTTCGTTATTCAAATGACGAACATGGGTGCTAAATCGTTCAACCAAGAGTATCAAAATGAGCCTACAGACGAGGAACGTCAAATATTCAAAGTTGATCAATTCGCTTACTATGACGAATCCGAACTTAACGGTAAGAATCTTGAATATTATTGCGGCATTGATTTTGCGATGGGAAAAGAAAAAGGCGATTTTAGTTCGATAATCACACTGGCGAGAAATACTGAAAGCGACGTTTGTTACGTCGTTGATGTATACAACGAGAGGGTACATCCGAAAGACTTTATCAAAGCTATAGTCGAGCGAGTGAAATATTACCAATACGAAAACATTGCAGTTGAGACACAAATGGCGCAAGAGTTTTTTGCAGATACGTTGTCCGATAAATTAATCGACATTGGTTATCCGGCACATTTGAGACTTGTATCGGTTAAGCAGAGAACAAGAAAATCGTTACGTATTGAGGCAATGTCTCCTGACGTTAATAACGGAAGAGTAAGGTTTAAGAAGGATCAAACGGACTTAATCGATCAATATGAAATGTACCCGATGAGTCCTAACGACGATATGATAGACGCTTGTGAAATGGCCTATAACATCGCTACAAAGCGTTTGTCTGGAGAAGTTTCTGTTATCGGAAACTATTATTATGGAAGTGGCTTAGACGAAACGAGAACACTTAAATACGCTAAGTATGGACGTATGTTACAACGTGCTAGATAA
- a CDS encoding phBC6A51 family helix-turn-helix protein yields the protein MAKDNFDDLSEQQKKAAELYVENLIESQLDPEEVPRLKTQEIADEIGVNRTTYYRWNQDDRYLDYVATLSIRHLNKHMPKFAASLIANLVKRNPSTKMLDLYAKVSGVLGDQGSASKDSVNVTFNLSDAQERVRQLKQVEEVPYIPSERRLVNVEEHKHE from the coding sequence GTGGCAAAAGACAATTTCGATGACTTGTCTGAACAACAGAAGAAAGCAGCCGAGCTGTACGTAGAAAACTTAATCGAAAGCCAGCTCGACCCGGAAGAAGTGCCGAGATTAAAAACACAAGAAATAGCGGACGAGATAGGCGTTAATAGAACAACATATTATCGGTGGAATCAAGACGACAGATACCTCGACTACGTAGCCACGTTGTCTATACGTCACTTAAATAAACACATGCCGAAGTTTGCTGCGTCGTTAATTGCTAACCTAGTCAAACGAAACCCATCCACGAAGATGCTTGACCTATATGCCAAGGTATCAGGAGTGCTTGGCGATCAAGGCTCTGCAAGCAAAGATTCCGTCAATGTAACTTTTAACCTTAGTGATGCCCAAGAACGTGTCAGACAGCTTAAACAAGTCGAAGAAGTTCCTTATATACCTAGCGAAAGACGATTAGTAAACGTTGAGGAGCATAAACATGAGTAA